One genomic segment of Thermococcus sp. 21S9 includes these proteins:
- a CDS encoding t26-2p has translation MSGGMAQSSRFVRGIYIDSEVEKRAKALAKVKGTSINQVFREAVLKLYRIELGNTRPEDILKD, from the coding sequence GTGAGCGGAGGAATGGCCCAATCGTCTCGGTTTGTTCGCGGAATATATATTGATTCTGAGGTTGAGAAGAGGGCAAAAGCCCTCGCGAAGGTGAAAGGAACGAGCATCAACCAGGTCTTCAGGGAGGCTGTACTAAAACTCTACAGGATAGAGCTCGGCAACACCAGGCCGGAGGACATTCTCAAAGATTAA